CAGGTGGAGTAAAGGGGCAGGGGAGTGAGCGAACGACCCCCCAGAGGCAGGGTGGCAGCTGGGGCGCTgacctcctgggggtggggggggcacgggGCAGCCTGCGGGCTCACAGGGCCCGGGCGCCGGGGCTCGCCCCTGCTGGGAGTGAGCCCCCGACATCCAGGCAGGGGCTGCGGGACCGAGCGGAGGTTCCCCCCGCAGCCAGGACACAGCAGGCACTGCCCCGCCAGGCCCCAGGCCACCCTGCGAGCTCCCTCTGAGACCCGCGGGGCCCGGGGGGCCTCTGCCGTGCACACACCTgcgcacacacctgcacacacacacacctgcacacacacctgcacacacacacacctgcgcACACacctgcacagacacacacacacctgcacacacacacacctgcgcacacacctgcacacacacctgcacacacacctgcacacacacctgcGCACACacctgcacagacacacacacctgcgcacacacacacacctgcacacacgcAGCCTCACACGGAGTCCAGGGCAGACAGTCGCCCCTCAGCATCCGTCTGTCCACATCCCCAGGACCCCTGCCCTCTGTTCCCCAGGCCCGGTGAGACCTATGGCCTCTAAGTCTCACACAGCCCCTCCCAAGGAGGCCTGGGGCTCGCCCCCTCCCCGCAGGGGGTGGGAGGCACTGGAGGCTCAGCGGGCGCCTGGCAGGGGAGCATGGGGGTGGGCCCCTGCCGGGCAGGCACAGGAGGGCCCGGAGCCAGAGGTGGTCTCCACAGCTGGCTGTTCTCCTCTGAGGCCGTGGGTCCCCCCAAAATGCTTGTGGAAAAGACGCGTCTCTAAACACAGAGTGAGTGCTCGCCATCCCTGGGCCTTGTCCGAGCCCCATCCTGGGGGAGCCTGGGGgtaggaggggcggggggggggaggggaggggagaggaaggggaaggaggcaggtgaaGAGAACCCACAAGAGGAGAAAGGTGAAATCGAGCCCCGCACGCTGACAGGGCCCAGGACcagccccctgcccgcccctctgGCCCAGCCCCACTCTCTCTTGCCCCTCAGGCAACAGGGAGAACTGAGGTGTCTCCCCTAAACCCCAGCCGGTGGCCCTGCTGTGCACGGGCCCAGGCTTGGCCCCTCCCTGGCGCGAGGCAGCCTCCCGGCCAGGACGCCTGGGACCCCGCATCCTGGGGCCTGAGTCCCAGCTGCTGTGCTGCGGCTGCCCCCTCGCCCCAGCCTCCCCATCCGGCCCCTTTAACCCACTGCCGCCCGACCCACCCTCCTCCGCACCAGCACGTTCTCAGcagacaccccccgcccccgcacctgCCCGCCTCCTGGGGGCTGAGGTCTCAGCTGGGGGTTGGGGATTGGGGTCCAACCTTCTTGCTCTAAGTCTTACTCTAACGCGAAGACGCAGCGGCAGCCTCTTCTCCCAAATCTCTCCAGTGGAGACAATGGAACAAACTCGGGGGCGCGCTCTAGCAGAGCCCGGGCGGCGGGGGGGCGATGCCGGAAAGCAGGCAGCCCTCGCGCCCAGAAGAGCAGCCTGGCCCTTCTCTCCACAAGTGCCGGCCACCGAGTCCACcctccaggggagggaggtgacgGCGCACTCAACCCTGCATCCACCTGGGCCCCCTCCGCTGGTCGGACCTCCAGCGGAGGGGCCCCTCCCCGCTGCCCACGCCGTCCAGGCCTTGGCCCTTGGGCGGGAGACTCTGGGCTGGGAAGAGTCCCGGACGATGCTCGCCATCAGGACGCCGCGGCCCTGCACGGGGTGGGGATGACCACCCAAGACGGCCTCATTCCGCCGCAGTGGGAGCAGGGACCACCCCGCAGCGGCTGGAGCCGCGGTCCTGCTCCAGGGCTGCCTTGGAGGGGCGGGCGGAGGGCGGCGCCCCGCTCCCCGCGCTGGCCTGTCTGTCCCGCGGACGCAGCCGAGGCAGGGCGCAGGCCCGGGGCCTACTTTTCCTCCCCTCGGGGAGAGGCGCGGCAGGAACGAAAGCCACACAACCACCAGCCAGGCGTCAGTGACGGGTTTTGGATCTAAATggatttattgtttgttttctcccccctccccagtttcATAGCAAATGAAAACAGGGCCGACACCACAACAGAACTCGGAGCGAGCGAGCGAGCAGCCATGCGCCCTGCTCCCCGGCTCAGCGGGAGCCCGGCCCGGCTGGGGTCCCGGCCAGGGGCCTGCGCGGGCCAGAGCAgggcctcccaccctctccccaaaAGCGGTCAGGCTGTTAAAAAAGATGCCACAAACAAAACGGAACACAGTTTAAGCGGGAGTAAAAACactttctttccccacccccatgccGGGAGGTTCAGGCCCAAACCCCCCTCTTTACATTGTTTCTTCTGCTAGAAATACGGTGCATACTTGTTCTTCTGTCACGTCTCTGAAGGTTAAAATAAGACCTGTTTCCCCGGAGTCACAAACACGACGTGGTGCATAGAGGAAGCAGCACggcccaggcccccgccccccgtcgGTGCGGCGGGGCGGCAGGACCCAACACGGCCGCGGggacgggggcaggggcgggcaggcgggcgggccgAGGCCAGGCCCCTCCGAGCGGGCGACACATGCTGGGACACGCGGACGTCCAGGGGTGACCCCGGAGGAAAGTTGAGGGCTTCTTCCGGGGCTTTGTTTTCTCATCACCAagccaaataaatataaatgcttcGAAAATAAGACCGTTTTAAATCGGGGAAGTAAAAAAGGGCAAGGATGGGAGGCGAAAGGTAAGGAGGGCGGGGTTGCCGGGGACGGGCCCGGCCCCGCGGCGGGCAGGGCGGCGTGCGGACCGAGACCGCGCCGGCGAATGTACACGTGGGCGCCTGCAAGGAAGTTCGACCCGCGGCGACTTTCCCGGAGATCGCTGCGCTCTGAGCGCGGGGGAGTCGCGGCCCGGCAGCTGCGCGGACCAGGGGGCGGCGCCGCGGGAAGGGGCCTCCCGTCTGGCGCCTGCGGACGTGGAGCCGGACGCCCGGCGCTGGCCCGGCCAGAGACGGCGGCGTTGGCTCCGGACGGCCTTGCGTCCTCGTCCCGGGCCTCGGAGTCCGAGCCTCTTCCCGGCGGCGGCGCGGGGCGCGGTCTCGGGTCTGGAGCTCACAGGAAGAAGTCGGGCGCGCCCTTGGCCCCGCCGGGGCCGGCCTGCGGCGGCGAGGACTCCCGCGGGAAGCTGGTCCCGCCCGCGCCCCCGGGGCCACTGCGGCCCGCCAGCTTCTCGTATTTCTCCTTGTACAGGTCCCGCTCCTTGGCCAGGCGCCCCACCTCCAGCTTCAGCTGCTccacctggctctggagctgGCACTTCTCGCTCTCCAGAATGTGCCGCTGCTGCACCCGCTTGAAGCGGCACGACTGCGCGTAGCCGCGGTTCTTGAGCGTGCGCCGCTTCTGCTTCAGCCGGATGACCTCCTCCTTGCTGAAGCCGCGGAGCTGACGGTTCAGCTCGCGCACCGACATGGACACCAGCTGGTCGTCGGAGAAGCGCTCCTCCAGGCGCACGTGGTGGCCTGTGCCGCCCACGCTGGGGCCCGGGCcaccgtggtggtggtggtggtggtggtggtggtgcgccgcgtggtggtggtggtggctggtgTGATGCGCGCCGTGGTGGTGGCCGGCGCCCACGTCgtccgcgccgccgccgccgcccgcgaAGCCCTGGCCCCGGAAGGCCTCGTAGGCCGTGGCGGTCGCCGGGTGGTGCGCGCCGTGATGCCCGGCGTGGTGGCCGCTGCCAATGAGCGCCTCCACCGCGTCCTCGGGCGTCAGGTTGAGCGCCTCGGGGTTCAGGTGGTGCTGATAGCCGCTCATCCAGTACAGATCCTCCAGGGCCGGCTTCCCCGAGGCGCCTCCGACGGCGCCGGGGCCCCCGCTGGCCGGCCCCGGGGCGCTCCCGGCCTGCGCCGCGCCGACACCACCCCCTGCGCCGCTGCCGCCGGTGCCCGGGCTGGGCGCGCAGAAGCTGGGCGAGGAGGGCACGGAGGAGCAGGGCGTGCTGAGCGGCGTCGAGGACAGCGAGCCGGGCGGCAGGCGATGGCAGAAGCGTTCGGCCTCCGGGGGCTCCTTCTTCACCTCGAACTTCATCAGGTCGAAGTCGTTGACGTACTCGATGGCCAGCGGGCTACTGGGCAGCTCGGCGCCCATCGCCAGCTCCGCGGCCATCGCCCGGGGCCTGGCCCGGTTGCAACCCAAAGGAGGACGTCGTGGGGGGGGAGCCGCGAGCCTCTCCCCCCCCTCCGATCCCCAGGGCGTCGGGTCCCAGCGGGACGGCGGGTGAGGGGAGGCAGCTCTGGGCCGGCGCGCCGAGCCGATCACGGAGGAAAGTTTCGCGCAGTCAACTCAGGGGCGTCCGCTGGGCACGCCGCCGGCCCGGTCTCTCGCGCCGGCCCGGGCCGCTCCCCAGCGGGCGCAGGCCAGCCGCACTGCCCTGACCCCGCGCCAGAGCCGGGGCAGGTGGCCGGGCGGGAGGCGGTGCATGCGCCACCTCTGGCTGCTGCGACTCAGGGCGCCGCGCCCGCGCTCGGCCGGCCCCGCCTCCACCGCCGAGCGCAGCGCCGGGCGCTCCCCTTTATAGAACCGGGCGCCGGGGCCCGCCTCCTCGGGAGGGGCGCGCGCCCCCGGGCCAATAGGATCCCCAGAACCGCCACCCTCATTTGCATATCCCCATGGCAACCCGGAGCCCAGCTGTCAATCTCCTGCGGGGAACAGctgtgggagggggtggtgaTGGGCCGCTGGctagaggagggggcagggccctcTGGTGGCCACCGCCGGGGACTGCAGCCGCAGAGGACCcggggggcgcgggggcgcgAAGCAGAGGGGTGCCGGGCCTGGGGACCGGCCTGCGGTCTCCGGTGCCTCGCGTCCGCGACGGGGCGGCCGGAGAGTCTCGGGGAGCAGAGGGCGCCCCTCGGCCCCCTCGCCGCCCCGCTGTCTGCGACCCCGCAGCCCATTCTCCGGCCCTTCCTGGCCGGTGGGGAGGCCACGTCCCGCCCGCCGGTGTGACAGTGCGGGGACCTTGCGGCCTCCCGACACCGTGACACTGCGGCCCCGCCGGCGCTGCGCGGGGCGCGCGGGTTATTTTTAGCGCGCGGTTCAGGCGGGTTCAGGAATTCAGTCAACAAAGTTGCTGGCACCTCGGCGCCGCGGGATCCGAGGCGCGCGGCGCAGGTGGGGCGGGAGGCGCGCGGCGGGGCGCGCAGCGGGGGGCGGCGTCTGGGCTCCGGAGTCGGGACTCCCCGCCCCAGCTGCCACCAGCCGGGCTCCGGCGCGAGGCAGGGGTGCAGGACGCCGTGCCGGGTCTGGCGGGCACGGCAGGCGGAGATCCGAAGGCTCCAGCGCGAGGAGAAAAAAGCCAGAGCCTTGGTGGCCGCCCGGAGCGGAGGCCCGCCTGGTGGCCCAGGGCTCGGGGACGGCGAAGAGGACGGTGAAGCGGAGGGCACCGGAGCGGGGTCGACGGCGGTGGGAGGGGCCCGACCCGGGGCACGCCTCTGGTCTCTGCGCTGCCGTTGCAGGACTTTCGCAGTGTGAAACCTCAGCGCTCCATGTAAGCGTTTATGCGGAGAAAGAGAAGTCTGGAAGGATGTGGGCAGGACGTCGCCAGCGGCAGCCTAGCCAGGGACTGGGGGCACTTGGCTAACAGGGCTTGTGCCTTCTCCCGGGTCCGAATGTCTGTGATTTATACTAAAGAGTCGTTCGCTTGGGAGTGAAGGCCGCCGCCCGGGAcgtcacgggggtggggggtgggcacatCTGTCcgtcgccccgcccccacatcctGCACTCGGGCAAAAACTCTCACGTCAgacagggccaggcagggcacCGGGACCCACCCTGCAGGGAGGGCCCAGCAACGGGCAGAACTGAGGCCCCAGGCCAGGTGCTCAGCCTCCAGGCCACGCAGGCCGCCCAGAGCAAAGCGGGTTTGAGGCTCCCTTTAAAGCCTGCACTGTcggcgggaggggggcggggtcCTGCCTCAGGAGTGAGGCCTGGCCTGCCTGTGGGGAGGGCACCTGCCCTGGGCAGCCCGcgcccctggcctctgcctgggGCACTGTGGCTGCAGCCTGGCTGTTGGACCAGGCGAAGGTGCAGTCCCCAGCCCAGGAGGACGCTGGGGTGGAGGAGCCCAACCCCAGGGGCCAACGTGGGCCTCCTCACAGCTCCTGGCCTCCGACTATGGGGCCTGGAGCCACAGCCGTGCTCGGGCTGCACGGCACCCCCAGTCCTGAGAGGTGCAACCAGGCAGTCAAGGCTAGGACGGCCCGACCCAGCCATTCAAGCCCACCCAGAGACTctcccaggcccatgctcagcc
This DNA window, taken from Phyllostomus discolor isolate MPI-MPIP mPhyDis1 chromosome 7, mPhyDis1.pri.v3, whole genome shotgun sequence, encodes the following:
- the MAFA gene encoding transcription factor MafA is translated as MAAELAMGAELPSSPLAIEYVNDFDLMKFEVKKEPPEAERFCHRLPPGSLSSTPLSTPCSSVPSSPSFCAPSPGTGGSGAGGGVGAAQAGSAPGPASGGPGAVGGASGKPALEDLYWMSGYQHHLNPEALNLTPEDAVEALIGSGHHAGHHGAHHPATATAYEAFRGQGFAGGGGGADDVGAGHHHGAHHTSHHHHHAAHHHHHHHHHHGGPGPSVGGTGHHVRLEERFSDDQLVSMSVRELNRQLRGFSKEEVIRLKQKRRTLKNRGYAQSCRFKRVQQRHILESEKCQLQSQVEQLKLEVGRLAKERDLYKEKYEKLAGRSGPGGAGGTSFPRESSPPQAGPGGAKGAPDFFL